A single region of the Neotabrizicola shimadae genome encodes:
- a CDS encoding GntR family transcriptional regulator — MKARDPAPLLSDLAYERILQALFDARLPMGARLSQGELTEVTGIPVGPVRDALKVLEADGILTVHPRSGIEVIRPSTDLVRATFQFRAIIERQAARTFALTAPEAVLRGMLVQHDAAAEEFRAADPNANVSAQLSELEVEFHSPIVACLGNELVDASYRRLQLMARIIKVRAAEFPRAALVSVAEHREVLAACLRRDETAAEMAMARHLTNALNRNLGVA, encoded by the coding sequence ATGAAAGCCCGTGACCCCGCGCCTTTGCTGTCTGACCTGGCCTATGAACGCATCCTTCAGGCGCTGTTCGACGCGCGGCTTCCGATGGGTGCGCGGCTGAGCCAGGGAGAGCTGACCGAAGTGACGGGTATCCCCGTCGGCCCGGTCCGCGATGCGCTGAAGGTGCTGGAGGCGGATGGCATCCTGACCGTGCATCCCCGGTCGGGGATCGAGGTTATCCGCCCCTCGACCGACCTGGTGCGCGCCACCTTCCAGTTCCGCGCCATCATCGAACGGCAGGCCGCCCGCACCTTTGCGCTTACCGCGCCCGAGGCGGTGCTGCGGGGCATGCTGGTGCAGCACGATGCCGCCGCAGAGGAGTTCAGGGCGGCCGATCCGAACGCCAATGTCTCGGCCCAGCTGTCCGAGCTTGAGGTGGAATTCCACTCGCCGATCGTGGCGTGCCTTGGCAACGAGCTTGTGGATGCCTCTTACCGGCGGCTGCAGCTGATGGCGCGGATCATCAAGGTTCGGGCAGCAGAGTTCCCCCGGGCGGCCCTGGTTTCGGTGGCCGAACACCGCGAGGTGCTGGCGGCCTGCCTGCGGCGCGACGAGACCGCGGCCGAAATGGCGATGGCCCGCCACCTGACCAATGCGCTGAACCGCAACCTTGGCGTGGCCTGA
- a CDS encoding SDR family NAD(P)-dependent oxidoreductase, whose product MTRFGIVTGAASGIGRAVAQALRAEGAEVLGIDRADGPGLAAIDLSRADAGEAVLAAAGRDADFLVNAAAVFHSGDLDLTDSAAWDRLYAVNLRAPYLLARSLAPGLARRKGAIVNVSSVNAIRNARANLAYDSLKAALDHMTRGLALDLWEKGVRVNAVAPGGTATQGLNDWLTQASHLTDRPDAQAIAAQVQANVFAAPEDIANIVAFLLSPASRWINGAVITADNALHLRAGQG is encoded by the coding sequence ATGACCCGTTTCGGCATCGTCACCGGCGCGGCCAGCGGCATCGGCCGCGCCGTGGCACAGGCGCTGCGCGCCGAGGGGGCCGAAGTTCTGGGCATAGACCGGGCCGATGGTCCCGGCCTCGCCGCCATCGACCTGTCGCGCGCCGATGCCGGCGAGGCGGTGCTGGCGGCGGCAGGGCGCGACGCCGATTTCCTGGTGAACGCGGCAGCGGTGTTCCATTCGGGCGACCTGGACCTCACAGACTCGGCCGCCTGGGACAGGCTCTACGCCGTCAACCTGCGCGCGCCCTACCTGCTGGCGCGGTCGCTGGCGCCCGGCCTTGCCCGGCGCAAGGGGGCCATAGTCAATGTCTCTTCGGTCAACGCCATCCGCAACGCCCGCGCGAACTTGGCCTATGACAGCCTGAAAGCCGCGCTCGACCATATGACCCGCGGTCTGGCGCTGGACTTGTGGGAAAAGGGCGTCCGTGTGAACGCGGTCGCGCCGGGGGGAACGGCGACGCAGGGTCTGAACGACTGGCTGACCCAGGCCAGCCACCTGACCGACCGCCCGGATGCACAGGCCATCGCGGCGCAGGTCCAGGCCAATGTCTTTGCCGCACCCGAGGATATTGCGAACATCGTGGCGTTCCTCCTGTCGCCCGCATCCCGCTGGATCAACGGTGCCGTCATCACCGCCGACAATGCGCTGCACCTGCGCGCGGGGCAGGGCTGA
- a CDS encoding 3-methyl-2-oxobutanoate hydroxymethyltransferase — MPRKRPTVADLRALKGKRQLTMLRIFTLDEAAAAEEAGIDIVSAPIELVAHPRYREVAPGLFSMTGVDHREAGTRDDYLRFSLKALMAGADAIYCSGGLGTVKFLADEHVPVVGHVGLVPSRATWTGGFKAVGKTADAAFALYEECLAYEAAGAFAVEIEVVPDAVATEISRRLPGLLLWSMGSGAGCDVQYLFAMDILGDHKDHMPRHSKVYRNFAAEYERLQRERVAAFSEFRRDVETGAFPEDRYLVKIDEAELAAFRARLP; from the coding sequence ATGCCCCGCAAGCGCCCCACTGTTGCCGACCTGCGCGCCCTGAAGGGCAAGCGGCAGCTGACCATGCTGCGCATCTTCACCCTGGACGAGGCCGCCGCGGCCGAGGAAGCGGGCATAGATATCGTCTCCGCCCCGATCGAGCTGGTTGCCCATCCCCGCTACCGCGAGGTCGCGCCCGGCCTCTTCTCGATGACCGGGGTCGATCACCGCGAGGCCGGCACGCGCGACGACTACCTGCGCTTCTCGCTCAAGGCGCTCATGGCGGGGGCGGATGCGATCTACTGTTCCGGCGGCCTGGGCACGGTGAAGTTCCTCGCCGATGAACATGTGCCGGTGGTTGGCCATGTCGGTCTCGTGCCCTCCCGCGCCACCTGGACCGGCGGGTTCAAGGCGGTGGGCAAGACCGCCGACGCGGCCTTTGCACTGTACGAAGAGTGTCTCGCCTACGAAGCCGCCGGCGCCTTCGCGGTGGAAATCGAGGTCGTCCCCGATGCGGTGGCGACAGAGATCAGCCGCCGCCTGCCGGGGCTTCTTCTGTGGTCCATGGGCTCGGGCGCGGGCTGCGACGTGCAGTACCTCTTCGCCATGGACATCCTGGGCGACCACAAGGACCACATGCCGCGCCATTCCAAGGTCTACCGCAACTTCGCCGCCGAATACGAACGGCTGCAACGCGAACGGGTGGCCGCCTTCTCCGAATTCCGCCGCGACGTGGAAACCGGCGCCTTCCCCGAGGACCGCTATCTGGTGAAGATCGACGAAGCCGAACTCGCCGCCTTCCGCGCCCGCCTGCCATGA